Below is a window of Acanthochromis polyacanthus isolate Apoly-LR-REF ecotype Palm Island chromosome 15, KAUST_Apoly_ChrSc, whole genome shotgun sequence DNA.
CATGAATCTTCACCCAAAGGTGGAGAATGGCATTGTGTCAAACTCGTCAGATCTCACTGTCCTTACAGTAAAGAACAAGATAACCGTCGCTCAGAACGGTGCTGCTTATGCTAAAAGGTTGAAAATGATGTCGGATAAGGACGCCGTTTCTCCTGATAGTGCTGCTGATGATGCTCAGTGTGCAGTCGACCAAAATGGATGTCAGTCAAATTTGAACGATCATGCATCCTGTCCACAGGCTGAAAACAAACTACATAATGATGTTTCACTGTCGGTCCATAGTGAGCCGTGCACTCAAATGCAGGAAAACAGGGAGAATCAGGAACTGAAGACTCATCTGGAAATAGtggaaaatggtaaaaaacTGGAGGGGCCAATGCAGGGTGATGGGATTCTTACATCCAGTGATCTGAAGTTGACAAATGAAAGTGCAGAGCAGACATCCGTTCATAAAGCCCTACCAAAAGTCAAGAGACGAAAACGACGACGGAAAAGAAGGACAAGATTTAAAAAAGGGGATAAAAAATCTCCTGCCCTGCCCTTAAAGATTGTTTTGAAGAAGAACCCTGTGAAGGAGAAGCAGTGGGTGTCTCAAAGCTCTTTGTCTCCATCAGAAGGTGGTTCAGTGGATGGCCACTGTGGACTGTCAAATCCTCATACAGCAACGGAGGGTTTGGTACAGATTCTTCCAAACGAGCAGCCACCAGAAGTACATCAGAAAAAATGGACTAAAGGTTCCAAGTCTGATCTTCTTGACTCATCTGAAGCCGTTAATTCAATCCTCCAATTAAAGCCAGGAGAAGAACTCACCCCGAGTTGCGCTGCAGACCTTACAGGGTCTGAAAATATGACCACAAACAGGCCTGCAGTGCTTGAAGGCTTGCTGTCAACGTGTCAAACGCAAGAGGACAAAGAGAAATTACTGCAGCTGTTGCAGTCTGAAGTTGACAAGAGCACAAGCCAGGCAAATCTGAGGGCTGCATCAGTGACTGAAGAGGTGTACCCCAAGAAAGTGCAGCTCCAAACGTCACACAGTGGCACCGACTGCCATGTGTCAGACAAAAAGAATAGTTCACCTGCTCATGAAGTGACacctcacagcagcagcatgtctTCCCCCTTTTCCCAACGTGTTATTGCACCACAGGGTAAGATGGCAAATTATAGTTCCTACATAGACACGCTGATTAAAGATTTAACAAGCATCCTGCCATATTTGAACTTTCAGTTTAAATGTTGAATTCAAAGCAAAGCATTTTGAAATTTGACTCCTTTTATCTTGCAGGTGAGGTAAACATGGAAGACTCCTGCCTTGCTCTCTCTGCAGAGCAGAGTAACCAGAGTGTTGAAGGGATGCCGGACAGAGAAGTGCCCCCGGACTCCTGCCCAGATCTCCTCAGCAGCATCAGTTTGCCCCCAGGTAAAGCCATCCAACAGGAGCCCTCGCCAGCCTCTGGGCTTCGGTGGCAGCCGGTCCCAAAAGACCTGGAGAGGACCCTGAAGTTAGTAGCCATAAATCCCTCTCAGCTGGTAAAACGTCCAGCGGGAGACCAGCCTGTTGTGGTGCTAAATCATCCAGATGCTGACATCCCCGAGGTGGCCAAGATCATGGAGGTCGTCAACAGGTACCGAGGAGAGGTGAGGAAAGTCGTACTGTCACGCAGAACTCTGAACGCTCTCTCAGCTTTGAACAGAGAGGCCTCTCGGACAAACGATCCCGAGGATGCCCAAGCTGAAATTTCGTGGCAGAGTAAAAGCTCTGTACAGGAGAGGTTCGCTTTAAAGTTCAAATTTCGTAGGCTGACGAGGAAAAAGTACGAAGTGGTTGGTGCTGTTTCTCCCAGCAGGGATGTCGAGTTGAAGTTGCGCTGCTGGTTTTGCGGCAGGGCCTTTACAAGCCAGCAAATGTGGATGGCCCATCGGCAGCGGCATCTGATGGAGTGGAAAAGGCCAAACTGTGAAAACTTAAATGTCGCACACACTGGATGAAAAATAGCCTGGAAAAAGGTGACTTTGcaatataacaaaacaataatggaacctttttttttttttttgtttaaagtctTAATTATGAttggttgtttgttttgagGAGAATCAAATCACGCTTCCTGGAGGGTTCACATTCTCAGGGTAATTTTCATTTTACCTATTGTCCTCCTCCCTGTCCGAGTAGCTTGACACAGACTCCTTGTAGATGAGTCATTATTTGTAAAGCCACACGGATGTGGTGCTGATAATTTAGTTCTTTGAATTGCTTGTATTTGTCTACGCAATAGCTTTATTTAAGGTGATTTAAGTACACTGTcatatggatttttttaaatagaacaCTGTAATATGTATATTTGCCATACCATCTGTTTTATGGATCAGTTTATGTACGGGTAGGCTATACAGTGTGGTAGCTgtcatatttatgtttttggaATGGGACACAGAGGCCCACAAGTTACTCAGATATACCAAAACTGTGTGTAAAGAAGGCAATAAGCtgttttattcaacatttatttatgaCTCTTATGTTTAGTCTTTATATGCTTTCTTTCTGCTATGCTATGTTTCTTTGGGCCATTAGAAGAATTAGtatatttgtgaattttttttgtttgtataaaCTCCAAATTATGTTGAAATGTAGTGAAGAAGTCTattgtcatgcatgtatccagtGGATGCTGTTATCCCCGAAGAcccaacaaatttaaaaaagtaatctTGCGTTTTGTGACGTCAATGACACGCCGACTAAATCATTTCGTACAAAATCTGGATTTTGAGAGATCAAGAGGCCTCGATGATTtgatcatgttttcttttcctttggtGGGTTTCCTCTTTTGACTTGAAATGATGATAATCTTATCTTTTAATTGCACTATGAAAGGAGGATTTCTATGTCCTGTTACCTCACCTTATCAGGCCTAAGCCTACGACAATCTCAATCAGTGTCCTACTGTGGCTCAACATTTCCTTATGCAGCCGTGATCCCTCAGTATCCACACCATGGGAACTGTGGCTCCTGTGTGTATGCGTGTTTGTCAGTCAAGGACCATTGGACAGATGTACCTAAATTGTGCATGAATCCCTGTTTCTGGAGTGtctgtaatacatttttttctgtttagctAAAAGATTTATAATTGTACATACTCCCGCTAGAGGTACTGTAAAATATTACCTGAGAATTTTCACCAAGTGCCTAGAATTTATTGTTATGCAACAAATGTGCATGAGTATGAAAGCATTACTTGTTGAACAGAGAATAAATGAATCCGTTTGTCAGTTCCTGGTGGCATTTGTTGTGACTGAAGATGTGAGCTGAGCTgtacaaaacaggaaaacagttttattaaaacaaaatatacaaCCTTTTAGCTTTCACGCTCCAAAGTTACGCCGTCATAAACAACTTATTTGTCTACGTGCTTCCTTCTCTCATTCCTCACATATATTTTATTACACTGTTTACTGACtgagcattaaaaaaacatcttaataAAACAAGTTGAAAAGTCTTCTGCGTCGGTGCTATTTTAGCTCTGCATGGCCAGCAGGGCAGGAAAAGTCCAGCATGAAGGAGGCGAACAGCCTCAGACAGTggggctgctgctgtcagactaACTGCAGTTTAAGGTTTAAAAGGGGTTTGGACCTGTGCTGTTTGGGTCACTGAAATGCctttgtcttctctgtgatcTGATGATGACTATGCTAATTTCTCTGCCCCAGTGCATGCTGAGAAGACTTGACCTTCTCCACACTAATATTCTCTTACACACCTGAATGGGCAACTCCTAAAGTTGTTCTGACACAGCTATCAGTCTTAAATTACcatacagtgtgtgttttaaaccTCTGCAACTTCACTCTTAATGTAACTCATTCGAAGCTGAGCCAGGGAGTTGGTACGTGACAGAGCAACAGCCCCAGTGACTTTTGTAAGAAGCAATCTGACAGTAAACCCAGCAGATTGGGATGTACAGCTCCAATCACTGGACTGTCTGCAATCAGTGAAGGTCATCTAGGGCTTGACGGGGAAGCACAGCTTGGTGGTGTCCTTGGAGTTGCTGTGACTGTCGATCAGCACCAGAGGAGTCCTCTGGTGGTTCTCAACGATGTGGGAGATGCTgctgaaatactgaaaaaagGATGTGGATAAATTAAACGGATAAAGTCGACAGAATTACAAAAACAGGCTAACTTTTTACATAAATTTAACATACGCTActtgaaatacatttaaatgatCTTTGACATGAATTCCGGAAATGGTTAAGAGGTCACACTTGTAATTTAAAGTCATCCCTTTTTCTCATTCAGCTAAACCTGACTGACAAAacattaacacttttttgtatATTTAGTTCTGATTGACactgaattatttttcttttacccCAAGTCCTGCAGTTTCACATGGAATGTCTCTA
It encodes the following:
- the LOC110967779 gene encoding uncharacterized protein LOC110967779 codes for the protein MDSVDICAATSTGDNKRRPKKNRYWRKRLHLRKAAAQPPAMQRADKRGPKKTPAAWKQSTAWPSSQKPPQEAQQSHRRTNDSRNTLRFTCSQCKDNLEYVPKDLVRHFEEKHRGNPPVFSCHMCTFSTHEFSYLQVHLLSHKDTFSSCCICNDNVQRTWAEFSAHLTLCHCPNGKYSCEVCQKFSTGDATVFLEHVYAHNLDLEGAEDVDLSLHTKDKNQLSTTQIFRCQHCSYEASHEWLITKHIKAVHTCQNSNLRRKKKEVHSVEMKPSDTIPKMKPRLTRSAVREMCWLTQDCLSLPGREFLDKYCHLSDPQTTLEETQQFLMKSVTGETGDQKWTKALKTVLSNVPQDMNLHPKVENGIVSNSSDLTVLTVKNKITVAQNGAAYAKRLKMMSDKDAVSPDSAADDAQCAVDQNGCQSNLNDHASCPQAENKLHNDVSLSVHSEPCTQMQENRENQELKTHLEIVENGKKLEGPMQGDGILTSSDLKLTNESAEQTSVHKALPKVKRRKRRRKRRTRFKKGDKKSPALPLKIVLKKNPVKEKQWVSQSSLSPSEGGSVDGHCGLSNPHTATEGLVQILPNEQPPEVHQKKWTKGSKSDLLDSSEAVNSILQLKPGEELTPSCAADLTGSENMTTNRPAVLEGLLSTCQTQEDKEKLLQLLQSEVDKSTSQANLRAASVTEEVYPKKVQLQTSHSGTDCHVSDKKNSSPAHEVTPHSSSMSSPFSQRVIAPQGEVNMEDSCLALSAEQSNQSVEGMPDREVPPDSCPDLLSSISLPPGKAIQQEPSPASGLRWQPVPKDLERTLKLVAINPSQLVKRPAGDQPVVVLNHPDADIPEVAKIMEVVNRYRGEVRKVVLSRRTLNALSALNREASRTNDPEDAQAEISWQSKSSVQERFALKFKFRRLTRKKYEVVGAVSPSRDVELKLRCWFCGRAFTSQQMWMAHRQRHLMEWKRPNCENLNVAHTG